A genomic stretch from Pomacea canaliculata isolate SZHN2017 linkage group LG2, ASM307304v1, whole genome shotgun sequence includes:
- the LOC112555611 gene encoding transcription factor HES-4-like, producing MTESECSSSSHVKDDARPYRKTNKPLMEKRRRTRINSCLVQLKALVLQAMKKDVSTAQEQNTQYSKLEKADILELTVKHLRHVQRTQIAGSLTAADAVARYRAGFGECAQEVLRFIGGATVAEDVRERMAGHLTRCLASLTDQHLHHHYHQAHLQHLQQRGLVLLPHPAFPAPTPTTGQACLAGGVAGLVACSVTTLPSQVSQAGPNSLRDSHNSISLMSLATAPTAFQTPLSASTTNIATTTTSESLLVPGNGAPASLQVALLLTSSQTMPILTSNPTTSAETKKDCDDSEHDPIHVPVVLPAIAEPDPTPCGSPEEKQKLDDSPATRESDASLPVCRSVGRETPVPTPTRPEPPVSTTTGHQSPASPSRSPETSASNSRHNSLEVLASCVMSADEKMWRPW from the exons ATGACAGAGTCTGAGTGTTCCAGCTCCAGTCACGTGAAAGATGATGCCAGACCCTACAGGAAG ACCAACAAGCCTTTGATGGAGAAGCGACGGCGGACGCGCATCAACTCGTGCCTGGTGCAGCTCAAGGCGCTGGTCCTGCAGGCCATGAAGAAAGACGTGAGTACGGCGCAAGAGCAG AACACGCAGTATTCCAAGCTGGAGAAGGCTGACATATTGGAGCTCACCGTCAAACATTTACGACATGTACAGCGGACGCAGATTGCAG GTAGTCTGACGGCAGCAGATGCCGTGGCGCGATATCGCGCTGGCTTCGGTGAGTGCGCACAGGAAGTACTGCGCTTCATAGGGGGCGCTACTGTGGCCGAAGACGTGCGGGAACGTATGGCCGGTCACCTAACTCGCTGCCTGGCTTCTCTGACAGACCAGCACCtgcaccaccactaccaccaggCCCACCTGCAGCACTTGCAGCAACGGGGCTTGGTGTTGCTGCCCCACCCAGCCTTTCCCGCCCCTACTCCGACGACAGGTCAGGCGTGTCTGGCGGGCGGGGTGGCCGGCCTTGTTGCCTGCTCCGTGACCACCCTTCCGAGTCAAGTATCACAGGCAGGACCCAACTCGCTACGCGATTCCCACAACAGCATCAGTCTGATGTCGCTTGCGACGGCCCCGACCGCCTTTCAGACACCGCTGTCCGCCAGCACCACCAACATCGCGACAACGACGACTTCCGAGAGCCTCCTTGTACCAGGGAATGGTGCTCCGGCGTCCCTTCAGGTGGCGCTGCTACTGACGTCATCACAGACCATGCCTATTTTGACCTCTAACCCCACCACTAGCGCCGAGACGAAGAAGGATTGTGACGACAGTGAACATGACCCCATACACGTTCCAGTCGTCCTGCCGGCAATAGCAGAACCAGATCCAACTCCATGTGGGTCGCCGGAAGAGAAGCAAAAACTTGACGACTCACCAGCGACCCGAGAGTCGGACGCGTCTTTACCTGTCTGCAGGTCTGTTGGACGTGAAACTCCTGTTCCCACCCCCACCAGACCCGAACCTCCTGTTTCCACGACTACCGGACACCAGTCTCCTGCCTCCCCGTCTCGCAGTCCAGAGACATCAGCTTCCAATTCCAGACACAATTCTCTGGAAGTTCTGGCGTCCTGCGTGATGTCAGCCGACGAAAAGATGTGGCGACCGTGGTGA